The uncultured Desulfobulbus sp. genome window below encodes:
- a CDS encoding cache domain-containing protein — translation MKRFLVLVTLVALSLFTTQAFAADKAAISHNVDEIVAGINGGKAATDFAPDAYTPYAFIMDADGILIVHPKIAGKDLKTVAMPIYEALQAATPEGVWVEYVWQEKEKHTYAKKTANNLIVASGY, via the coding sequence ATGAAGCGTTTTTTGGTTCTCGTCACACTGGTTGCTCTGTCACTGTTCACCACCCAAGCATTTGCAGCCGACAAAGCTGCCATCAGCCATAATGTCGATGAAATTGTTGCAGGCATAAACGGTGGAAAAGCTGCAACAGATTTTGCCCCGGACGCTTACACGCCCTACGCCTTCATCATGGATGCCGATGGTATCTTAATCGTTCATCCCAAAATTGCAGGCAAGGACTTGAAAACCGTTGCCATGCCCATCTATGAGGCTCTGCAAGCTGCAACCCCAGAGGGAGTCTGGGTGGAATATGTCTGGCAGGAAAAAGAAAAGCACACCTACGCCAAGAAAACTGCAAACAATCTCATTGTTGCGAGCGGTTATTGA
- a CDS encoding TonB-dependent receptor, which translates to MEKQQGGKRRTWALVSLAASVTMVYAFSAFAEGIVDEAHVLEKMVVTSTSKSTLVDTPASISVITSADLERMGAKNVIEALERIPGVYNTTASSSSISIRGTRSSMAGGPVILIDGVAQNYGNYRREELDIIPVSQIERIEVLRSAGVAYGPGSSRGVISIITKKGLNDKPITGHLSTSYGSWKTGNISGGLNGRFQKWDYLGDINYYSTDGYESEDSSRFAGLFKLGYNLSEQTRLGIRGNWVSMDSDNAYDLGKYQWQLDNYRRSSHFPVSATDSDVVWNNSKEQESGVYAIDLSHQGDRFFADGTLAYTYYNEKYYDTKDIFTSSSTARGDIDDREQDTYTANLSGGYRFDFGSVSYTPTVGVALENIDFSQRRTYPYDTAATRSTAKYDLDLDETTTGVYWDNDFLFGEHWGLKVGNRVDHVDMTFETKEPSRLDIDDTMWSWTVAPSYHFAPNANVYVSVSRNYWFPSPQYYYWAGSYGSPNNLPEDLKPEESLTYEIGYKHHLSKALNIALTGYYTDTKDKFSGYYEGGSYMGQKNTGDAETYGIELELDGRPLPWLGYRVSGAWINAEWNGGTARVYEHPSNTRVEVDLDGYKVNGIPKFTSRVGLDFYPYEGLKASIDAITTGEYYLDYTNRITYPTKTIFDASVSYSWDEYKIWILAKNILNEEVERAINSDGELTAAGGDLANSYYVLDGLYIEAGLSVRF; encoded by the coding sequence GTGGAGAAACAACAGGGGGGAAAGAGAAGGACATGGGCGCTGGTCAGCCTGGCAGCATCGGTAACCATGGTCTATGCATTCTCGGCTTTTGCAGAAGGCATCGTCGATGAGGCCCATGTTCTGGAAAAGATGGTGGTCACCTCCACCAGTAAAAGTACACTGGTGGACACTCCGGCCAGCATATCAGTTATCACCAGTGCCGATCTGGAGCGAATGGGGGCAAAAAACGTCATAGAAGCGCTTGAGCGCATTCCCGGTGTCTATAACACCACCGCCAGTAGTTCTTCGATTTCCATACGTGGAACCCGGAGCTCCATGGCGGGTGGTCCAGTTATCCTCATTGATGGTGTTGCCCAGAATTATGGCAATTACCGCCGTGAAGAACTCGATATCATTCCTGTCTCTCAAATCGAGCGTATCGAGGTCTTGCGATCGGCTGGTGTAGCATACGGACCGGGATCTTCTCGCGGGGTAATTAGTATTATCACCAAAAAAGGGCTCAACGATAAACCAATTACCGGGCACCTCTCAACGAGTTATGGTTCCTGGAAAACCGGAAATATTTCAGGTGGTCTCAATGGCCGATTCCAAAAGTGGGATTACCTTGGAGATATCAACTACTACAGTACCGATGGCTATGAAAGCGAGGACAGTTCTCGGTTCGCGGGGCTATTCAAACTGGGATACAATCTTTCCGAGCAGACTCGTCTGGGTATTCGTGGCAACTGGGTTTCCATGGACAGCGATAACGCCTACGACTTGGGGAAATATCAGTGGCAACTGGATAATTATCGTCGTTCCAGCCATTTTCCTGTTTCTGCTACAGACAGCGATGTCGTTTGGAATAATAGCAAAGAACAGGAATCTGGCGTCTATGCCATTGATCTGAGCCATCAAGGGGATCGATTTTTTGCCGATGGTACCTTAGCTTACACCTACTACAACGAAAAATATTACGACACCAAGGATATCTTCACCTCAAGTTCAACAGCCAGAGGTGATATCGATGACCGCGAGCAGGACACCTATACCGCAAATTTGTCCGGTGGGTATCGTTTTGACTTTGGCTCTGTTTCCTATACCCCAACAGTGGGTGTGGCGCTGGAGAATATCGATTTCAGCCAGCGCAGAACCTATCCCTATGATACGGCCGCTACCCGTTCAACCGCCAAATATGACTTGGATCTCGATGAAACGACCACGGGCGTTTATTGGGATAACGATTTTCTTTTTGGTGAGCACTGGGGACTCAAAGTAGGGAACAGGGTTGACCATGTTGATATGACTTTTGAGACCAAGGAGCCATCCCGACTTGATATCGATGACACCATGTGGAGCTGGACTGTGGCACCGTCGTACCACTTTGCTCCCAATGCCAATGTCTATGTCTCTGTGAGTCGGAACTACTGGTTTCCCAGTCCCCAGTATTACTATTGGGCAGGGAGCTATGGAAGTCCTAACAATCTTCCGGAGGATCTGAAGCCTGAAGAGTCACTGACCTATGAAATTGGCTATAAGCATCACCTGAGCAAAGCGCTCAATATCGCCCTGACCGGATATTATACGGATACCAAGGATAAGTTCAGCGGATATTACGAAGGCGGAAGTTATATGGGCCAGAAAAATACCGGTGATGCTGAAACCTATGGTATTGAACTTGAGCTTGATGGCCGACCATTGCCGTGGTTGGGCTACCGGGTTTCCGGGGCCTGGATCAATGCCGAGTGGAATGGGGGAACAGCCAGGGTGTATGAGCATCCTTCCAATACTCGGGTCGAGGTTGATCTTGATGGGTACAAGGTCAATGGCATTCCCAAATTCACCAGTCGTGTGGGACTGGATTTCTATCCATACGAGGGGCTCAAGGCAAGTATTGACGCCATTACCACCGGTGAGTACTACCTTGATTACACCAATCGGATCACCTATCCGACGAAAACCATCTTTGATGCCTCGGTTTCGTACAGCTGGGATGAATATAAGATTTGGATTTTGGCTAAGAATATTCTCAATGAAGAGGTGGAGCGGGCTATAAACAGCGATGGTGAATTGACCGCTGCCGGAGGTGATCTGGCAAACTCATATTATGTGCTGGATGGTTTGTATATTGAAGCAGGGCTGAGCGTGAGGTTTTAA
- a CDS encoding N-acyl homoserine lactonase family protein yields the protein METYCIHPIVMGTKIFDKSMMTYQYGSGTPYTIPIYCWYLEGGDKTILVDTGEMSPIRSEEREKAIGGPIYTFEEGLAKWGLNPEDIDVVIHTHLHNDHCENDYKCINAKIYAHEKELASIHNPHPLDYRYNEEFLYEVEDNGQVEAIKEDCEILPGIRLVHTPAHTEGGMSIIINTAQGTAVITGFCIIKENLEPPIQVKAMEMEVIPPGTHVNVYQAYDIVKKIKSMGELILPLHEPSLASVESI from the coding sequence ATGGAGACCTACTGTATTCATCCCATTGTCATGGGGACAAAGATTTTTGATAAATCAATGATGACTTATCAGTATGGTTCGGGGACCCCGTATACCATTCCCATCTATTGCTGGTACCTGGAAGGAGGAGACAAAACGATTCTGGTCGATACCGGAGAGATGAGCCCAATCCGTTCGGAAGAGAGAGAAAAAGCCATCGGCGGTCCGATCTATACCTTTGAGGAGGGACTTGCCAAGTGGGGGCTGAACCCCGAGGATATCGACGTGGTCATTCACACCCATCTCCATAACGATCATTGCGAAAACGATTATAAATGCATCAACGCAAAAATCTATGCCCATGAAAAGGAGCTTGCTTCCATCCATAATCCCCACCCGCTTGATTATCGCTACAACGAAGAATTTTTGTATGAGGTGGAGGACAACGGCCAGGTTGAAGCCATCAAGGAAGATTGCGAGATCCTGCCTGGCATTCGGCTGGTGCACACCCCGGCGCATACCGAAGGAGGGATGTCGATTATCATCAATACCGCCCAAGGTACTGCAGTGATCACAGGGTTCTGTATTATAAAGGAAAATTTGGAGCCACCAATCCAGGTCAAAGCAATGGAAATGGAGGTCATTCCTCCGGGCACCCACGTCAATGTGTATCAGGCCTATGATATTGTAAAAAAAATAAAATCCATGGGAGAACTTATTCTGCCTTTGCATGAACCGTCCCTAGCTTCTGTCGAGAGTATTTGA
- a CDS encoding DUF4388 domain-containing protein encodes MSEPQVPPNAKSIDGISLASFLQLLEHERKSCTLVVTQGDLSGEFFFQDGNLIQALHKGLQGLDAAYCILSWEKATFYLAKPRKQVQTINHPLAHILLTASTKSDERRAEQKTQAPVAGKGEQNISKNQGLGTITSNLLAIEGVQEYYLLNRQGKLVAQSCQSQKMADFIAYSVVSGIQMREALGSKGLHNIRIRLADESVLLIVPASGAIIGLLLTSDADLAVVYPKLRKALARKSS; translated from the coding sequence ATGAGTGAACCTCAAGTCCCCCCGAATGCTAAATCTATTGATGGTATTTCACTGGCCTCATTTCTTCAGCTTTTAGAACACGAGCGGAAAAGCTGCACTCTGGTTGTGACCCAGGGAGATCTGTCAGGGGAATTTTTTTTTCAGGATGGAAACCTTATTCAGGCACTGCATAAAGGGTTACAGGGGCTAGATGCAGCCTACTGCATACTCTCTTGGGAGAAAGCAACTTTTTATCTCGCCAAACCGCGGAAGCAGGTTCAAACCATCAACCACCCCCTGGCACATATTCTTTTGACGGCTTCGACTAAAAGCGATGAACGGAGAGCTGAGCAAAAGACTCAGGCTCCCGTTGCTGGCAAGGGGGAACAAAATATTTCAAAGAATCAAGGGCTTGGAACCATTACCAGTAACTTGCTGGCTATAGAAGGGGTCCAAGAGTACTACCTGCTTAATCGTCAGGGAAAGTTGGTGGCTCAGTCCTGCCAAAGTCAAAAAATGGCAGATTTTATCGCCTACTCTGTCGTTAGCGGAATTCAAATGCGTGAGGCCTTAGGCTCCAAAGGACTCCATAATATTCGGATTCGTCTTGCCGATGAATCCGTATTGCTCATTGTACCGGCCAGTGGCGCCATTATAGGGCTGCTCCTTACCAGCGATGCTGACTTGGCTGTTGTCTATCCTAAGCTGCGTAAGGCCCTCGCCCGCAAATCCTCGTAA
- a CDS encoding DUF3365 domain-containing protein: MSIRIRFIFIIGVISLIAACLFAYFSYQYTVDNAMKEAKEKGNIVFTFIESSRKFFRDEQRPLVMDIVEKERFYPTLMSGFAFTRGVWDVFAKELPEYRFKQATIDPLYPPNKADADELAIIAEFEANKEMKIKEGILEKDGERFFYFARPVTVGKKCLRCHGNPDNAPRDQIEIYGTENGYHWKENATVGSFITYVPIHTALEQAKQSAITLFLFGLGGIALLVAVIWVFFNGYLVKPITMLENRTTEISLGKNLEKKVEYGSNDEIGALSRAIDRMRISTMKLLERCKK, translated from the coding sequence ATGAGTATTCGCATACGTTTCATTTTCATTATTGGAGTCATTAGCCTGATAGCAGCCTGTTTGTTTGCCTATTTCAGCTACCAATATACGGTGGACAATGCCATGAAAGAGGCCAAGGAAAAAGGAAATATTGTTTTTACCTTTATTGAATCTTCCCGTAAATTTTTTCGCGACGAGCAGCGGCCACTGGTGATGGATATTGTCGAAAAAGAACGATTTTATCCGACGTTGATGTCAGGATTTGCCTTTACCCGCGGGGTTTGGGATGTGTTTGCCAAAGAGTTGCCGGAATACCGGTTTAAACAGGCAACCATTGATCCCCTTTATCCACCCAATAAGGCAGATGCCGACGAGTTAGCCATTATTGCCGAGTTTGAGGCAAACAAAGAGATGAAAATCAAGGAGGGGATCCTTGAAAAGGATGGCGAGCGTTTTTTCTATTTTGCCCGTCCGGTGACAGTCGGGAAAAAATGTCTGCGCTGTCACGGCAACCCTGATAATGCCCCCAGAGACCAGATAGAAATTTACGGAACAGAAAACGGTTATCACTGGAAGGAAAATGCCACTGTTGGCTCTTTTATCACCTATGTACCGATCCATACAGCACTGGAGCAGGCCAAGCAATCGGCTATCACTCTGTTCCTCTTTGGCTTGGGCGGGATCGCTCTCTTGGTTGCGGTGATCTGGGTATTTTTTAACGGTTATCTGGTCAAGCCGATTACCATGCTTGAGAATCGGACCACAGAAATCAGTTTAGGGAAGAACCTTGAGAAAAAAGTAGAGTATGGCTCCAATGATGAGATCGGGGCGCTTTCCCGGGCCATTGATCGCATGCGGATCAGTACCATGAAATTACTGGAACGATGCAAAAAATAA
- a CDS encoding tetratricopeptide repeat protein, with product MQKIKVDLAGVLLIIFCLHGALCASVFAGDCDALKANIPREHNFIKRRALLRQAVETCNADAELYYQLGRELERSRKYDQALEQYRRALELNPEMARVHGNMGDIFRSQKKLVEAIHAYQSGLSLDPKNSRLQKKLEAVLKAVHEEGKESLEK from the coding sequence ATGCAAAAAATAAAAGTTGACTTGGCGGGTGTTCTCCTCATTATTTTTTGCCTCCATGGGGCCTTGTGTGCAAGCGTGTTCGCAGGCGATTGCGATGCACTCAAGGCAAATATTCCCAGGGAGCATAATTTTATCAAACGACGGGCCCTGTTGCGGCAGGCTGTGGAAACCTGTAATGCCGATGCAGAGTTGTATTATCAACTTGGCAGGGAACTCGAGCGATCTCGCAAGTACGATCAGGCCCTTGAGCAGTATCGTCGCGCCCTGGAACTCAACCCGGAAATGGCGCGGGTTCATGGCAATATGGGGGATATTTTTCGTTCCCAAAAGAAACTTGTCGAAGCAATACATGCCTACCAGAGCGGACTCAGCCTCGATCCGAAAAACTCCCGCCTCCAAAAAAAATTGGAGGCTGTACTGAAAGCAGTGCACGAGGAGGGGAAAGAGAGTCTGGAAAAGTAG
- a CDS encoding carbon-nitrogen hydrolase family protein has protein sequence MVQRSTIPQKHRLLVRNAKPGDAAAISELTHRVYDTDMPNYTPEMILSHIRHFPEGQWVATVNEVIVGYTASFRISGKFALKPHTWEGITGGGSASHHDENGEWLYGMDVCVDPAYRGYKIGQRFYNQRKRFVQKNEIKGIVFGGRLPGLRRRIKEVGSAEKYVELARAGRIRDYVLNFQLRNGFEIIGLMPGYIEEDLDSMGYGTHLVWRNPLMAPDGSAKPKWAGERGRLPATVRVAAVQYEQRRVQSFEEFMGIVEYFVDVCAGYKADFVLFPEMFTLQLLSTQEQSLNPADAIVEITGQTPEFVKNMRELALRYNINIIGGSHPTRKEDGRILNIAYVFLRDGQVHEQAKIHPTANEETWWNVEGGDKLQPIETDCGPIGVLICYDSEFPELARRLTDLGAMMLFVPFCTDERAGYQRVRYCCHARAVENQLYVVMAGNVGNLPRVKNMHIQYAQSCILTPCDFPFARDGIAADSNPNTETVLFADLNIANLQMARANGTVQNLKDRRHDLYTIKWSKQ, from the coding sequence ATGGTGCAACGATCAACTATTCCGCAGAAACATCGTCTTCTTGTCCGTAATGCCAAACCAGGTGACGCTGCAGCCATAAGCGAACTCACCCACAGGGTTTATGATACGGATATGCCCAATTATACCCCCGAGATGATTCTTTCGCATATTCGTCATTTTCCTGAAGGGCAGTGGGTTGCCACGGTCAATGAGGTTATTGTCGGCTATACGGCAAGCTTCCGCATCAGCGGTAAATTTGCCTTAAAGCCACATACCTGGGAGGGAATTACAGGTGGTGGTTCTGCCAGCCATCATGATGAAAATGGGGAGTGGCTCTACGGAATGGATGTCTGCGTGGATCCAGCCTATCGAGGTTATAAAATAGGGCAGCGATTTTATAACCAGCGTAAACGGTTTGTGCAGAAAAACGAGATCAAGGGCATTGTTTTTGGCGGACGGTTACCAGGACTGCGGCGCAGGATCAAAGAGGTGGGGAGTGCGGAAAAGTATGTAGAGCTTGCCCGCGCCGGACGTATCCGCGATTATGTGCTCAACTTTCAGTTGAGGAATGGATTTGAGATTATCGGCCTCATGCCGGGCTACATTGAAGAAGATCTAGATTCAATGGGCTATGGCACCCATCTGGTCTGGCGAAATCCGTTGATGGCCCCTGACGGCAGCGCCAAGCCCAAGTGGGCCGGTGAGCGTGGTCGTTTACCGGCAACGGTTCGAGTGGCAGCGGTCCAGTACGAACAGCGGCGGGTGCAGAGCTTTGAGGAGTTTATGGGGATTGTCGAATACTTCGTCGATGTCTGTGCAGGATACAAGGCTGATTTCGTGTTGTTTCCTGAGATGTTTACCCTGCAGTTGCTTTCGACTCAGGAGCAGAGTCTCAATCCTGCCGATGCCATTGTTGAAATCACCGGGCAGACGCCTGAATTTGTCAAAAATATGCGTGAACTGGCCCTGCGCTATAACATCAATATCATTGGGGGATCACATCCAACCCGTAAGGAGGATGGCCGCATTTTAAACATTGCCTATGTCTTTCTTCGTGATGGGCAGGTCCATGAACAGGCAAAAATTCATCCAACAGCCAATGAAGAAACCTGGTGGAATGTCGAGGGTGGGGACAAACTCCAGCCCATCGAAACCGACTGCGGTCCCATTGGTGTGCTTATCTGTTACGATTCTGAATTTCCTGAGCTTGCCCGCCGCTTGACCGACCTTGGAGCGATGATGCTCTTTGTTCCCTTTTGTACCGATGAACGGGCAGGTTATCAGCGGGTTCGTTACTGCTGCCATGCCCGGGCGGTGGAAAATCAGCTGTATGTGGTTATGGCCGGAAATGTCGGTAACCTGCCGCGGGTAAAAAACATGCATATCCAGTATGCCCAGAGCTGTATTTTGACGCCCTGTGATTTTCCCTTTGCCCGGGACGGTATCGCCGCTGACTCAAATCCCAATACTGAAACTGTATTGTTCGCAGATCTCAATATCGCTAACCTGCAGATGGCTCGAGCCAACGGTACGGTACAAAACCTTAAAGACAGACGGCATGACCTCTACACCATCAAATGGTCAAAGCAGTGA
- the cobN gene encoding cobaltochelatase subunit CobN, whose product MNCHHQQAENYMHPNQHEWSLVYFSVTSNEIPNFSQAIGRYRQKIGPLKVTARTRTQLEAQRELQEQFITKALAADVVVITLMAGSTSCPLWERLIEQLELARHEGKAVPYLHIQPTGSSPEVLQLAEKYADSHAQGQWSVLHRYHRFGGGDNLLNFLITLANARLGTSIPAPPPCQLPFDGIYHPHFDQLPDLDTYLQSLDASKPCVGIWFYQNFWATGNCAHIDALIDEVERQGANVLCVFHMRFKDRFLNNNGPAEIIEKYFLDRGIPRISVLVSPVMFSLHMTNDASHLLWQLGVPVLQAMTTGQERKAWQESPQGLTNTDITIGVAQPELDGVLIGKPVAAKQTTSIDPITGSAINTYLPIGERITSLIRLALNWARLSNLANADKRVAIIFHHYPPRNDRIGCASGLDSFASVVKLVDQLIEQGYQIEHPYRSGDQLAQSLLSRLTADRRWLLPEQMAERSEASIDCATAQDWYQQLPSPAREQQRKDWGPFPGDLLVHDQRLFFPGMRNGNIFLTIQPPRGYFENIDQLYHNQILSPPYPYTAQYRWIKEVFAADAVLHIGKHGSLEWLPGKAVGLDAGCWPDIALQELPNIYPYIINDPGEGTQAKRRANACIIDHLPPALTNAELDEELAGLSRLLEQYREARVQDQGKLPLLAQLIWQEAMDNEIAQDLDIQPPQCDKEYEAVVQRLHDYLEEIGDTTITDGLHVLGQPPQGKLLIETLAQLTRLDNGDVPSLRLAVLDAQKKRSGTSASLSSGCTQSPGTKAELHQCCLDLLEEFLKRPTQIEALCRSYFQQEWSQVAVALSAIRDVLLPKLAETTQELAACVDALNGRFVLPGPSGAPSRGQIDILPTGRNFFSLDPQQIPTPAAWRVGQRLADALLARYLEQKGRYPTSVGLVLWASPTMRSKGDDVAQIFALMGLRPIWKKGSGAVRGLEVTPLSELGRPRIDVMPRISGIFRDAFPLLIDLIDQGVAMVAALEEDPESNYLRKHVLRDQQHWLAKGMSGKEALRQATFRLFSAPPGSYGTGVAELVESKNWNDADELGHMYIRWSSYAYGRDVFGQETQEGFQRVLSRMEVTVKNEDSREKDMMSCTDFYSHHGGLIAAVRSVRKSAPFSLSGDSADPEHVLMRTTQEEARHIFRSRLLNSKWLEGLQRHGFKGAGDISKAMDIILGWDATANVVDDWMYRRFARKVPLDPQMQQWMLTVNPHALHNIVSKLLEAAARSLWQADQETLDELQEIYLEVEGELEEASE is encoded by the coding sequence ATAAATTGTCATCACCAGCAAGCGGAGAACTACATGCACCCAAATCAGCATGAATGGAGTCTGGTCTATTTTAGTGTCACCTCAAATGAAATCCCCAATTTCAGCCAGGCGATCGGCCGCTACAGACAGAAGATCGGCCCACTCAAAGTGACGGCGAGAACGCGAACCCAGCTCGAAGCCCAAAGAGAGCTGCAAGAGCAGTTTATTACCAAGGCCCTGGCAGCAGATGTTGTGGTCATCACGCTCATGGCTGGCAGCACCTCCTGCCCCCTCTGGGAGAGACTGATTGAGCAGCTTGAGCTGGCCCGGCACGAGGGGAAGGCGGTCCCCTATCTCCATATTCAACCAACGGGAAGCAGCCCCGAGGTGCTTCAGCTGGCCGAAAAGTATGCCGACAGTCATGCCCAGGGGCAATGGTCGGTCCTGCACCGCTACCACCGCTTTGGTGGCGGTGATAACCTGCTCAATTTCCTGATCACTCTGGCAAACGCTCGTCTTGGCACATCGATCCCTGCACCTCCACCCTGCCAACTGCCCTTTGATGGGATTTATCATCCACATTTTGACCAGCTGCCTGATCTTGACACCTATCTGCAAAGCCTGGATGCAAGCAAACCCTGTGTGGGCATCTGGTTCTATCAAAATTTCTGGGCAACGGGAAACTGCGCCCATATCGACGCGCTCATTGACGAGGTGGAACGGCAGGGAGCAAATGTGCTCTGTGTTTTTCACATGCGCTTCAAGGATCGTTTTCTCAACAACAACGGCCCCGCAGAGATCATCGAGAAATACTTTCTTGATCGGGGAATCCCCCGAATTAGTGTCCTTGTCAGCCCAGTCATGTTCAGTCTCCACATGACCAATGATGCCAGTCATCTCCTCTGGCAACTTGGGGTACCTGTTCTCCAGGCCATGACCACAGGACAGGAGCGCAAAGCCTGGCAGGAGAGCCCCCAGGGACTAACCAATACAGATATTACCATTGGTGTTGCCCAACCGGAACTCGATGGTGTCCTCATTGGTAAGCCCGTGGCAGCCAAGCAGACCACCAGTATCGACCCCATTACCGGCTCAGCGATCAACACCTACCTGCCCATTGGCGAGCGTATAACCTCTCTAATCCGCCTGGCGCTTAACTGGGCCAGACTCTCAAACCTTGCCAATGCAGACAAAAGGGTGGCCATCATTTTCCACCACTATCCGCCCCGCAACGATCGTATCGGTTGCGCTTCCGGGCTGGACAGCTTCGCCTCGGTTGTCAAACTGGTGGACCAACTCATCGAACAGGGGTACCAGATCGAGCACCCGTATCGAAGTGGAGACCAGCTGGCACAATCCCTCCTCAGCCGTCTTACCGCCGATCGTCGTTGGCTGCTTCCCGAGCAGATGGCTGAGCGCAGTGAGGCCTCCATTGATTGCGCCACAGCCCAAGACTGGTACCAGCAACTCCCCTCCCCCGCCCGTGAACAACAGCGTAAAGATTGGGGGCCTTTTCCTGGTGACCTCTTGGTCCATGACCAACGACTCTTTTTCCCTGGCATGCGTAACGGCAATATCTTTCTCACTATTCAACCGCCCAGAGGGTACTTTGAAAACATCGATCAGCTCTATCATAACCAAATCCTCAGCCCTCCCTACCCGTACACCGCTCAGTACCGCTGGATCAAAGAGGTCTTTGCCGCTGATGCCGTGCTCCATATCGGTAAACACGGCTCTCTGGAGTGGCTGCCCGGCAAGGCTGTGGGCCTTGATGCAGGCTGCTGGCCGGATATTGCCCTGCAGGAGCTGCCCAATATTTATCCCTACATCATCAATGATCCCGGTGAAGGAACCCAGGCCAAGCGCAGGGCCAACGCCTGCATCATCGATCACCTCCCCCCGGCCCTGACCAACGCGGAGCTAGATGAAGAACTTGCCGGATTGAGTCGACTTCTGGAGCAATACCGGGAAGCCCGGGTTCAGGACCAGGGAAAGCTCCCGCTGTTGGCACAACTGATCTGGCAGGAGGCAATGGACAACGAGATCGCTCAGGATCTGGACATCCAGCCCCCCCAGTGCGATAAAGAATACGAGGCGGTTGTCCAACGGCTGCATGACTATCTTGAAGAAATCGGTGATACCACCATCACCGATGGGTTGCATGTGCTGGGGCAACCACCCCAGGGAAAACTGCTGATAGAGACCCTTGCCCAACTGACCCGGCTTGACAACGGAGACGTTCCCTCGCTGCGCCTGGCAGTGCTCGATGCCCAAAAAAAGAGGAGCGGCACCTCCGCTTCGTTGTCCTCCGGATGTACTCAGTCACCAGGAACAAAGGCAGAACTCCACCAGTGCTGTCTTGATCTCCTCGAAGAGTTTCTTAAACGACCAACCCAGATAGAGGCTCTCTGCCGCAGCTATTTTCAACAGGAATGGTCCCAGGTGGCTGTGGCTCTAAGCGCAATTCGGGACGTTCTGCTTCCCAAACTGGCCGAAACCACACAAGAGCTTGCTGCGTGCGTCGATGCTCTTAATGGTCGCTTTGTCCTTCCCGGTCCTTCCGGTGCTCCCAGTCGAGGTCAAATTGACATTTTGCCCACCGGCCGAAACTTTTTCTCCCTTGATCCGCAACAGATTCCCACCCCTGCGGCCTGGCGTGTGGGCCAGCGACTCGCCGACGCCCTGCTCGCCAGGTATCTGGAACAAAAGGGCCGCTACCCAACAAGCGTTGGTCTAGTGCTCTGGGCCAGCCCGACCATGCGCTCCAAGGGAGATGATGTGGCTCAAATCTTTGCCCTCATGGGCCTCAGACCGATCTGGAAAAAAGGTTCAGGGGCGGTCCGGGGGCTTGAGGTCACCCCCTTAAGCGAACTTGGTCGCCCGCGCATCGATGTCATGCCAAGAATCTCAGGCATCTTTCGCGACGCCTTCCCGTTGCTTATCGATCTCATCGATCAGGGGGTTGCCATGGTGGCCGCCTTAGAGGAAGATCCTGAGAGCAATTATCTGCGCAAGCACGTCCTGCGTGATCAGCAACACTGGCTTGCAAAGGGGATGAGCGGTAAAGAAGCTCTGCGACAAGCGACCTTTCGTCTTTTCAGTGCGCCTCCAGGGAGTTATGGAACCGGTGTTGCAGAGCTGGTGGAATCAAAGAATTGGAACGATGCGGATGAACTGGGGCACATGTATATTCGCTGGTCCTCCTATGCCTATGGTCGCGATGTCTTTGGCCAGGAAACACAGGAGGGCTTTCAGCGGGTACTCTCGCGCATGGAGGTCACGGTCAAAAATGAAGACTCGCGCGAAAAGGATATGATGAGCTGCACGGATTTTTATAGCCATCATGGTGGATTGATTGCTGCTGTGCGGTCGGTTCGAAAGAGCGCCCCCTTTTCACTCTCCGGTGACAGCGCAGACCCCGAACATGTGCTCATGCGCACCACCCAGGAAGAAGCACGGCATATCTTTCGCTCCAGGCTGCTCAACAGCAAATGGCTGGAGGGGTTGCAACGGCACGGATTCAAGGGAGCTGGAGACATTTCCAAGGCCATGGACATCATCCTCGGCTGGGATGCCACCGCCAATGTGGTCGACGATTGGATGTATCGACGCTTTGCCCGCAAAGTTCCTCTTGATCCACAGATGCAACAGTGGATGCTTACGGTGAATCCCCACGCCCTCCACAACATTGTCTCTAAGCTCTTGGAAGCCGCAGCTCGCTCACTGTGGCAGGCTGACCAAGAGACGCTTGATGAACTGCAGGAAATCTACCTGGAGGTGGAAGGAGAGCTTGAGGAAGCCAGTGAATGA